Proteins from a single region of Trichomycterus rosablanca isolate fTriRos1 chromosome 16, fTriRos1.hap1, whole genome shotgun sequence:
- the LOC134330069 gene encoding calcium/calmodulin-dependent protein kinase kinase 2 isoform X2 — MHPCVSSWPPASPEAPVPPGYASPAPSAQPSDQTLPDLLRGCVALPAPPPSPRMDDMESLIVVTEYEPSGAPAWEGGIEEEEEEPEEMDSSETPSGTTPPLRVPSCDLLSRAAGRPEALFPGGQEHRGRLSLSDRKLSLQERSQTVTSPCGSPGLNGRYIYPSLPYSPITSPHSSPRLPRRPTVESHRVSITDLQDCVQLNQYKLKDEIGKGSYGVVKLAYNEDDNTYYAMKVLSKKRLMRQAGFPRRPPPRGARSVPEGPHQPKGPLERVYQEIAILKKLDHPNVVKLVEVLDDPGEDHLYMVFELVKRGAVMEVPTDKPLNEDQARFYFQDLLRGIEYLHYQKIIHRDIKPSNLLVGEDGHIKIADFGVSNQFEGADALLTSTVGTPAFLAPETLSETRKNFSGKALDVWAMAVTLYCFVFGVCPFMDERILSLHQKIRTQPVELPEHAEVSDDLKDLLLKMLEKNPESRITIPQIKVHPWVTRHGAEPLPPEDDNCCTLIEVTEEEVENSVKHIPSLATVILVRTMLRKRSFGNPFDWSRREDRSPTTQGHALIKGRAGTLRSCCIQGDRR; from the exons ATGCACCCCTGCGTCTCCTCCTGGCCTCCCGCGTCTCCTGAAGCGCCCGTCCCTCCAGGCTATGCTTCCCCGGCTCCCTCTGCCCAGCCTTCCGATCAGACGCTCCCGGACCTGCTGCGTGGTTGTGTGGCGCTCCCGGCCCCGCCCCCGAGCCCCCGCATGGACGACATGGAGTCCCTCATCGTGGTGACGGAGTACGAGCCCAGCGGCGCCCCGGCGTGGGAGGGCGGCatcgaggaggaggaggaggagccgGAAGAGATGGACAGCTCGGAGACGCCCTCGGGGACGACCCCGCCCCTACGCGTTCCGTCCTGTGATCTGTTATCTCGGGCGGCGGGGCGACCCGAGGCGCTGTTCCCCGGGGGGCAGGAGCACCGCGGCAGGCTCAGCCTCTCGGACAGGAAGCTGTCGCTGCAGGAGCGCTCGCAGACCGTCACCTCGCCGTGCGGCTCGCCGGGACTCAACGGGCGCTACATCTACCCCTCGCTGCCCTACTCGCCCATCACCTCGCCTCACTCCTCACCGCGACTGCCCCGCCGACCTACCGTGGAATCCCACCGCGTCTCCATCACCGACCTGCAG gaCTGCGTGCAGCTGAACCAGTACAAGCTGAAGGACGAGATCGGGAAG GGCTCATATGGAGTGGTCAAACTGGCCTACAACGAAGACGACAACACCTACTAC GCCATGAAGGTCCTGTCCAAGAAGCGTCTGATGAGACAGGCTGGATTCCCGC GAAGACCTCCTCCACGTGGAGCCAGGTCGGTACCCGAGGGTCCGCATCAGCCCAAAGGCCCCCTGGAGCGGGTGTACCAGGAGATCGCCATCCTGAAGAAACTCGACCATCCTAACGTGGTCAAACTGGTGGAG gtgctgGACGACCCTGGTGAGGACCATCTGTACATGG TGTTTGAGCTGGTCAAGAGAGG TGCAGTGATGGAGGTTCCCACTGATAAACCCCTGAACGAGGACCAGGCTCGATTCTACTTCCAGGACCTGCTCCGAGGAATCGAGTACC TGCACTACCAGAAGATCATCCATCGTGACATCAAGCCGTCCAACCTGCTGGTGGGGGAGGACGGTCACATCAAAATCGCCGATTTTGGGGTCAGTAACCAGTTCGAGGGAGCCGACGCCCTGCTCACCAGTACTGTCGGGACTCCTGCCTTCCTGGCTCCAGAGACGCTCTCCGAAACACGCAAGAACTTCTCCGGGAAG gCTCTGGATGTTTGGGCGATGGCCGTGACCCTGTACTGCTTCGTTTTCGGAGTG TGTCCGTTCATGGACGAGCGAATTCTGAGTCTTCACCAGAAGATCCGGACTCAGCCGGTGGAGCTTCCAGAACA TGCAGAGGTGTCTGATGATCTGAAGGACCTGCTGCTCAAGATGCTGGAGAAAAATCCTGAGAGCAGAATAACCATCCCACAGATCAAG gtacaCCCGTGGGTAACGCGGCACGGGGCGGAGCCTCTTCCTCCTGAAGATGATAACTGCTGCACTCTGATCGAGGTGAcggaggaggaggtggagaaTTCGGTGAAGCACATCCCCAGCCTCGCCACCGTg ATCCTGGTGCGGACCATGTTGCGTAAGCGTTCCTTCGGGAACCCTTTCGACTGGAGCCGCAGGGAGGACCGGAGCCCCACCACACAGGGACACGCCCTCAT AAAAGGGAGAGCAGGGACTCTGAGATCCTGCTGCATTCAGGGTGACCGGAGGTAA
- the LOC134330069 gene encoding calcium/calmodulin-dependent protein kinase kinase 2 isoform X3 translates to MHPCVSSWPPASPEAPVPPGYASPAPSAQPSDQTLPDLLRGCVALPAPPPSPRMDDMESLIVVTEYEPSGAPAWEGGIEEEEEEPEEMDSSETPSGTTPPLRVPSCDLLSRAAGRPEALFPGGQEHRGRLSLSDRKLSLQERSQTVTSPCGSPGLNGRYIYPSLPYSPITSPHSSPRLPRRPTVESHRVSITDLQDCVQLNQYKLKDEIGKGSYGVVKLAYNEDDNTYYAMKVLSKKRLMRQAGFPRRPPPRGARSVPEGPHQPKGPLERVYQEIAILKKLDHPNVVKLVEVLDDPGEDHLYMVFELVKRGAVMEVPTDKPLNEDQARFYFQDLLRGIEYLHYQKIIHRDIKPSNLLVGEDGHIKIADFGVSNQFEGADALLTSTVGTPAFLAPETLSETRKNFSGKALDVWAMAVTLYCFVFGVCPFMDERILSLHQKIRTQPVELPEHAEVSDDLKDLLLKMLEKNPESRITIPQIKVHPWVTRHGAEPLPPEDDNCCTLIEVTEEEVENSVKHIPSLATVILVRTMLRKRSFGNPFDWSRREDRSPTTQGHALM, encoded by the exons ATGCACCCCTGCGTCTCCTCCTGGCCTCCCGCGTCTCCTGAAGCGCCCGTCCCTCCAGGCTATGCTTCCCCGGCTCCCTCTGCCCAGCCTTCCGATCAGACGCTCCCGGACCTGCTGCGTGGTTGTGTGGCGCTCCCGGCCCCGCCCCCGAGCCCCCGCATGGACGACATGGAGTCCCTCATCGTGGTGACGGAGTACGAGCCCAGCGGCGCCCCGGCGTGGGAGGGCGGCatcgaggaggaggaggaggagccgGAAGAGATGGACAGCTCGGAGACGCCCTCGGGGACGACCCCGCCCCTACGCGTTCCGTCCTGTGATCTGTTATCTCGGGCGGCGGGGCGACCCGAGGCGCTGTTCCCCGGGGGGCAGGAGCACCGCGGCAGGCTCAGCCTCTCGGACAGGAAGCTGTCGCTGCAGGAGCGCTCGCAGACCGTCACCTCGCCGTGCGGCTCGCCGGGACTCAACGGGCGCTACATCTACCCCTCGCTGCCCTACTCGCCCATCACCTCGCCTCACTCCTCACCGCGACTGCCCCGCCGACCTACCGTGGAATCCCACCGCGTCTCCATCACCGACCTGCAG gaCTGCGTGCAGCTGAACCAGTACAAGCTGAAGGACGAGATCGGGAAG GGCTCATATGGAGTGGTCAAACTGGCCTACAACGAAGACGACAACACCTACTAC GCCATGAAGGTCCTGTCCAAGAAGCGTCTGATGAGACAGGCTGGATTCCCGC GAAGACCTCCTCCACGTGGAGCCAGGTCGGTACCCGAGGGTCCGCATCAGCCCAAAGGCCCCCTGGAGCGGGTGTACCAGGAGATCGCCATCCTGAAGAAACTCGACCATCCTAACGTGGTCAAACTGGTGGAG gtgctgGACGACCCTGGTGAGGACCATCTGTACATGG TGTTTGAGCTGGTCAAGAGAGG TGCAGTGATGGAGGTTCCCACTGATAAACCCCTGAACGAGGACCAGGCTCGATTCTACTTCCAGGACCTGCTCCGAGGAATCGAGTACC TGCACTACCAGAAGATCATCCATCGTGACATCAAGCCGTCCAACCTGCTGGTGGGGGAGGACGGTCACATCAAAATCGCCGATTTTGGGGTCAGTAACCAGTTCGAGGGAGCCGACGCCCTGCTCACCAGTACTGTCGGGACTCCTGCCTTCCTGGCTCCAGAGACGCTCTCCGAAACACGCAAGAACTTCTCCGGGAAG gCTCTGGATGTTTGGGCGATGGCCGTGACCCTGTACTGCTTCGTTTTCGGAGTG TGTCCGTTCATGGACGAGCGAATTCTGAGTCTTCACCAGAAGATCCGGACTCAGCCGGTGGAGCTTCCAGAACA TGCAGAGGTGTCTGATGATCTGAAGGACCTGCTGCTCAAGATGCTGGAGAAAAATCCTGAGAGCAGAATAACCATCCCACAGATCAAG gtacaCCCGTGGGTAACGCGGCACGGGGCGGAGCCTCTTCCTCCTGAAGATGATAACTGCTGCACTCTGATCGAGGTGAcggaggaggaggtggagaaTTCGGTGAAGCACATCCCCAGCCTCGCCACCGTg ATCCTGGTGCGGACCATGTTGCGTAAGCGTTCCTTCGGGAACCCTTTCGACTGGAGCCGCAGGGAGGACCGGAGCCCCACCACACAGGGACACGCCCTCATGTAA
- the LOC134330069 gene encoding calcium/calmodulin-dependent protein kinase kinase 2 isoform X1 → MHPCVSSWPPASPEAPVPPGYASPAPSAQPSDQTLPDLLRGCVALPAPPPSPRMDDMESLIVVTEYEPSGAPAWEGGIEEEEEEPEEMDSSETPSGTTPPLRVPSCDLLSRAAGRPEALFPGGQEHRGRLSLSDRKLSLQERSQTVTSPCGSPGLNGRYIYPSLPYSPITSPHSSPRLPRRPTVESHRVSITDLQDCVQLNQYKLKDEIGKGSYGVVKLAYNEDDNTYYAMKVLSKKRLMRQAGFPRRPPPRGARSVPEGPHQPKGPLERVYQEIAILKKLDHPNVVKLVEVLDDPGEDHLYMVFELVKRGAVMEVPTDKPLNEDQARFYFQDLLRGIEYLHYQKIIHRDIKPSNLLVGEDGHIKIADFGVSNQFEGADALLTSTVGTPAFLAPETLSETRKNFSGKALDVWAMAVTLYCFVFGVCPFMDERILSLHQKIRTQPVELPEHAEVSDDLKDLLLKMLEKNPESRITIPQIKVHPWVTRHGAEPLPPEDDNCCTLIEVTEEEVENSVKHIPSLATVILVRTMLRKRSFGNPFDWSRREDRSPTTQGHALMKQESRDGTASVDLPYVGEEEVLS, encoded by the exons ATGCACCCCTGCGTCTCCTCCTGGCCTCCCGCGTCTCCTGAAGCGCCCGTCCCTCCAGGCTATGCTTCCCCGGCTCCCTCTGCCCAGCCTTCCGATCAGACGCTCCCGGACCTGCTGCGTGGTTGTGTGGCGCTCCCGGCCCCGCCCCCGAGCCCCCGCATGGACGACATGGAGTCCCTCATCGTGGTGACGGAGTACGAGCCCAGCGGCGCCCCGGCGTGGGAGGGCGGCatcgaggaggaggaggaggagccgGAAGAGATGGACAGCTCGGAGACGCCCTCGGGGACGACCCCGCCCCTACGCGTTCCGTCCTGTGATCTGTTATCTCGGGCGGCGGGGCGACCCGAGGCGCTGTTCCCCGGGGGGCAGGAGCACCGCGGCAGGCTCAGCCTCTCGGACAGGAAGCTGTCGCTGCAGGAGCGCTCGCAGACCGTCACCTCGCCGTGCGGCTCGCCGGGACTCAACGGGCGCTACATCTACCCCTCGCTGCCCTACTCGCCCATCACCTCGCCTCACTCCTCACCGCGACTGCCCCGCCGACCTACCGTGGAATCCCACCGCGTCTCCATCACCGACCTGCAG gaCTGCGTGCAGCTGAACCAGTACAAGCTGAAGGACGAGATCGGGAAG GGCTCATATGGAGTGGTCAAACTGGCCTACAACGAAGACGACAACACCTACTAC GCCATGAAGGTCCTGTCCAAGAAGCGTCTGATGAGACAGGCTGGATTCCCGC GAAGACCTCCTCCACGTGGAGCCAGGTCGGTACCCGAGGGTCCGCATCAGCCCAAAGGCCCCCTGGAGCGGGTGTACCAGGAGATCGCCATCCTGAAGAAACTCGACCATCCTAACGTGGTCAAACTGGTGGAG gtgctgGACGACCCTGGTGAGGACCATCTGTACATGG TGTTTGAGCTGGTCAAGAGAGG TGCAGTGATGGAGGTTCCCACTGATAAACCCCTGAACGAGGACCAGGCTCGATTCTACTTCCAGGACCTGCTCCGAGGAATCGAGTACC TGCACTACCAGAAGATCATCCATCGTGACATCAAGCCGTCCAACCTGCTGGTGGGGGAGGACGGTCACATCAAAATCGCCGATTTTGGGGTCAGTAACCAGTTCGAGGGAGCCGACGCCCTGCTCACCAGTACTGTCGGGACTCCTGCCTTCCTGGCTCCAGAGACGCTCTCCGAAACACGCAAGAACTTCTCCGGGAAG gCTCTGGATGTTTGGGCGATGGCCGTGACCCTGTACTGCTTCGTTTTCGGAGTG TGTCCGTTCATGGACGAGCGAATTCTGAGTCTTCACCAGAAGATCCGGACTCAGCCGGTGGAGCTTCCAGAACA TGCAGAGGTGTCTGATGATCTGAAGGACCTGCTGCTCAAGATGCTGGAGAAAAATCCTGAGAGCAGAATAACCATCCCACAGATCAAG gtacaCCCGTGGGTAACGCGGCACGGGGCGGAGCCTCTTCCTCCTGAAGATGATAACTGCTGCACTCTGATCGAGGTGAcggaggaggaggtggagaaTTCGGTGAAGCACATCCCCAGCCTCGCCACCGTg ATCCTGGTGCGGACCATGTTGCGTAAGCGTTCCTTCGGGAACCCTTTCGACTGGAGCCGCAGGGAGGACCGGAGCCCCACCACACAGGGACACGCCCTCAT
- the snrpd3l gene encoding small nuclear ribonucleoprotein D3 polypeptide, like, with amino-acid sequence MSIGVPIKVLHEAEGHIVTCETNTGEVYRGKLIEAEDNMNCQMSNITVTYRDGRVAQLEQVYIRGSKIRFLILPDMLKNAPMLKSVKNKNQGAGAGRGKAAILKAQVAARGRGRGGPGGRGNIFQKRR; translated from the exons ATGTCCATCGGCGTTCCCATCAAGGTTCTGCATGAAGCAGAGGGCCACATCGTGACCTGTGAGACCAACACTGGTGAGGTGTACCGGGGGAAGCTGATCGAAGCTGAAGATAACATGAACTGTCAG ATGTCGAACATCACAGTAACGTATCGGGACGgcagggtggcacagctggagCAGGTCTACATCCGGGGCAGTAAAATCCGCTTCCTGATCCTGCCGGACATGCTGAAGAACGCGCCCATGTTAAAGAGCGTGAAGAATAAAAACCAGGGTGCCGGAGCTGGCAGGGGCAAAGCTGCCATCCTCAAAGCTCAAG TGGCGGCGAGAGGTCGAGGACGAGGCGGCCCCGGAGGAAGAGGAAACATCTTCCAGAAAAGACGATAG
- the LOC134330491 gene encoding uncharacterized protein LOC134330491: MEEVEVFLGLFLVFLYVYVQQSRLKRSNEAIRRRRVRSEREERAYLRALTQYTLYRRARALKLFRVLQSIRRPPVAWTRRRSTDWWDRCVPRFSLSQWLENFRMSEQTYLHLCNRLRPAMEKEDTQFRCCVPHRKRVAIALWKLGTNAEYRTISRLFGVGITTVWRCTKEFCIAVADVLQREVIAVPSAQGFAELAEEFERTWGVPQCVGTIGRVHIPITVPREYQDEYINQSGWHSVLLQAVVGGRAWFWDVSAGRPGGLDDASALRLSPLWRLMNSAEMFPSQSRTIGGEEVGYFIIGDASYPAQSWLVTPFTDADGGGGLSEQQLIFNARISGVKGAVDTAFSRLRGRWRCLLKRNNCDVEFATQMVVACCVLHNLCEGRGEEYVSDWSDAPVPDQPEAEPAALETSDTSRVRDGLARHFCHSSEFK; this comes from the exons ATGGAGGAGGTGGAGGTGTTCCTGGGCTTGTTCCTGGTGTTCCTGTATGTTTATGTGCAGCAGAGCAGACTGAAGCGCAGTAACGAGGCGATCCGGAGGCGGCGGGTCCGGAGCGAGAGGGAGGAACGCGCGTACCTGCGCGCGCTCACGCAGTACACGCTGTACCGGCGAGCACGCGCGCTTAAA CTCTTTCGGGTGCTGCAGTCCATCAGGCGCCCCCCGGTGGCGTGGACCCGCCGGCGCTCCACAGACTGGTGGGATCGGTGCGTTCCTCGCTTCTCGCTCAGCCAGTGGCTCGAGAACTTCCGGATGTCGGAACAGACCTACCTGCACCTCTGCAACCGTCTCCGTCCTGCCATGGAGAAGGAGGACACGCAGTTCCGCTGCTGTGTCCCTCACCGCAAAAGAGTCGCCATCGCCCTGTGGAAGCTGGGCACCAACGCCGAGTACAGGACCATCTCCCGTCTCTTCGGGGTGGGTATAACCACCGTGTGGCGCTGCACTAAGGAGTTCTGTATAGCCGTGGCTGATGTCCTGCAGCGTGAGGTCATCGCCGTACCCTCCGCGCAGGGCTTTGCGGAGCTGGCAGAGGAGTTTGAGAGAACGTGGGGGGTACCGCAGTGCGTTGGCACCATTGGAAGGGTGCACATTCCTATAACCGTGCCCAGAGAGTACCAGGATGAGTACATCAATCAGAGCGGCTGGCACTCCGTTCTCCTGCAGGCCGTGGTCGGTGGAAGGGCGTGGTTTTGGGATGTCAGCGCCGGGCGCCCGGGCGGCCTAGACGATGCCAGCGCTCTGCGTCTGTCCCCGTTGTGGCGGCTCATGAACAGCGCTGAGATGTTTCCCTCACAGAGCAGGACCATCGGAGGAGAGGAGGTGGGATATTTTATAATCGGAGACGCCTCGTACCCGGCTCAGTCGTGGCTGGTGACGCCGTTTACTGACGCCGACGGTGGCGGCGGGTTGAGCGAACAGCAGCTGATCTTCAACGCCAGGATCAGCGGGGTGAAGGGGGCGGTGGATACTGCGTTTAGCAGACTGAGGGGGCGCTGGCGGTGCCTCCTGAAGCGGAATAACTGCGATGTGGAGTTCGCCACGCAGATGGTGGTGGCGTGCTGCGTTCTACACAACCTGTGTGAGGGGCGCGGTGAGGAGTACGTCTCGGACTGGTCCGACGCTCCGGTACCGGATCAGCCTGAGGCGGAACCTGCGGCGCTGGAGACTTCAGACACCAGTCGTGTACGTGATGGACTCGCGCGACATTTCTGCCACAGCAGCGAGTTTAAATAA
- the LOC134330525 gene encoding zinc finger and SCAN domain-containing protein 29-like, protein MSVVWSVEETLALLGVWSDSRIQDQLEGMKRNEKVYQTISELLAGRGIQRSSKQCRDKIKKLKYTYRMHRDKKNRSGRRKDRLYQALDRVLGSCGSVGSVDPDPARLSPVQVELGEDGMEQDQQDVVKSQSPADSLNNSGHSESEASVPSSPVPAASTQKEAPPVPPTLQTPPTPATPDGQAQTSHASSTSRRSVLGRQRHQQTIHTEFLAYLRESDAAHLTLLEAQHRRWMESREADRAAEAVQAAERLRVDETFNNQFISVFGQFVQVLRDARSQTHAEIPPD, encoded by the exons ATGTCGGTGGTGTGGTCGGTGGAGGAGACTCTGGCTCTGCTGGGGGTCTGGTCGGACAGTCGGATCCAGGATCAGCTGGAGGGGATGAAGAGGAATGAGAAGGTCTATCAGACCATATCTGAGCTGCTGGCCGGTCGGGGGATCCAGCGCTCCTCCAAACAGTGCAGAGATAAGATCAAGAAGCTCAAATACACCTACCGCATGCACAGGGACAAGAAGAACCGGAGCGGCCGCAGGAAGGACCGCTTATACCAGGCTCTGGACCGGGTCCTGGGCTCCTGTGGTTCTGTCGGTTCTGTAGATCCAGATCCAGCTCGCCTCTCTCCGGTACAGGTGGAGCTGGGGGAGGACGGGATGGAGCAGGACCAGCAGG ATGTTGTAAAGTCCCAGAGCCCTGCTGACAGTTTGAATAACAGTGGACACTCCGAATCAGAAGCCAGCGTCCCATCATCACCTGTACCTGCTGCATCCACACAGAAGGAGGCGCCACCTGTTCCACCCACATTACAGACCCCGCCCACCCCCGCCACACCTGATGGCCAGGCTCAGACCAGCCACGCCAGCAGCACCAGCAGACGCTCCGTTCTGG GAAGGCAGCGGCACCAGCAGACCATCCACACGGAGTTCCTGGCGTACCTGCGGGAGTCGGACGCCGCTCACCTGACCCTGCTGGAGGCGCAGCACAGGCGCTGGATGGAGAGCCGAGAGGCGGACCGGGCGGCCGAGGCGGTTCAGGCGGCCGAGAGATTGCGGGTGGACGAGACCTTTAATAATCAGTTCATCTCTGTGTTCGGACAGTTCGTCCAGGTTCTCAGAGACGCTCGCTCACAAACACACGCCGAGATCCCACCGGACTGA
- the adora2ab gene encoding adenosine A2a receptor b has translation MEDSASPVYIVLELLIAVLAVSGNVLVCWAVSLNSNLQSITNYFVVSLGVADVAVGVLAIPFAITISIGFCSHFHGCLFIACFVLVLTQSSIFSLLAIAIDRYIAITVPLRYSSLVTSRRAKCLIAVCWILSVVIGMTPLLGWNTHSSDVTNSSCPVGMTECLFEKVVTMDYMVYFNFFGCVLTPLLAMLVVYVRIFMVARHQLRQMERKSSFGHLQADGPSAPSSRSRLQMEVHAAKSLAIIVGLFAVCWLPVHIINCFTLFCPSCARPPAWVMYLAIILSHGNSALNPFIYAYRLRDFRFTFRKIIKQHILHRKEQLSSSIAVVAGTNFTGTPVTRTTITGTPVTSWADVTENGKVPNNESPVRIHSYAEREIRREAPTI, from the exons ATGGAGGACAGTGCGTCACCGGTTTACATCGTGCTGGAGCTGCTGATCGCCGTGCTGGCCGTGTCCGGGAACGTCCTGGTGTGCTGGGCCGTCAGTCTCAACAGCAACCTGCAGAGCATCACCAACTACTTCGTGGTGTCGCTGGGCGTGGCCGACGTGGCCGTGGGTGTGCTGGCCATCCCCTTCGCCATCACCATCAGCATCGGCTTCTGCAGCCACTTCCACGGCTGCCTGTTCATCGCCTGCTTCGTCCTGGTCCTCACGCAGAGCTCCATCTTCAGCCTGCTGGCCATCGCCATCGACCGCTACATCGCCATCACCGTCCCGCTCAG gtatagCAGCCTGGTGACGAGTCGGAGAGCTAAATGCCTGATCGCCGTGTGCTGGATCCTGTCGGTGGTCATCGGCATGACCCCTCTCCTCGGCTGGAACACCCACAGCAGCGACGTGACCAACAGCTCGTGTCCTGTCGGCATGACCGAGTGCCTGTTCGAGAAGGTGGTCACCATGGACTACATGGTCTACTTCAACTTCTTCGGCTGCGTCCTCACGCCGCTCCTGGCCATGCTGGTCGTCTACGTGCGGATATTCATGGTGGCCCGTCATCAGCTCCGGCAGATGGAGCGCAAGTCCTCGTTCGGGCACCTCCAGGCTGACGGACCGTCCGCGCCCTCCTCCCGGTCCAGGCTGCAGATGGAGGTCCACGCCGCCAAGTCTCTGGCCATCATCGTGGGCCTGTTCGCCGTGTGCTGGCTCCCCGTGCACATCATCAACTGCTTCACGCTGTTCTGCCCGAGCTGCGCCCGCCCTCCGGCGTGGGTCATGTACCTGGCCATCATCCTCTCGCACGGAAACTCCGCCCTCAACCCCTTCATCTACGCCTACCGGCTTCGGGACTTCCGCTTCACCTTCCGCAAGATCATCAAGCAGCACATTCTGCACCGGAAAGAGCAGCTGAGCAGCAGCATCGCCGTGGTTGCCGGGACCAACTTTACCGGGACCCCCGTTACCAGGACAACCATTACCGGGACCCCCGTTACCTCTTGGGCCGACGTGACGGAAAACGGAAAAGTGCCGAATAACGAGAGTCCAGTCAGAATTCATTCATACGCTGAGCGTGAGATTCGTAGGGAAGCTCCGACGATCTGA